A window of the Tiliqua scincoides isolate rTilSci1 chromosome 5, rTilSci1.hap2, whole genome shotgun sequence genome harbors these coding sequences:
- the LOC136651167 gene encoding keratin, type I cytoskeletal 10-like, whose translation MSHFSYGSRQMTSCHGGGAFLKLPSCGMYGGGSSVGTFGSGKAWVAGSGCGGFGSSSGGSLNIYGCGTGGSDGGLLSGGEKETMQNLNDRLASYLAKVLALEEANKDLEQKIRNWYEKSAPHTDGGLRDYSKYYNTINDLQNQIVSATISNASFLLQIDNARLAADDFKMKYENELFLRQSVEADINGLRKVFDELTLTKSNLEMQIESLTEELAYLKKNHEEEMKGLQGTVSGNVNVEINAAPGTDLTTVLNKMRADYESLAEQNRKDAETWFNEKSKELNAMINVSTKETSTKKNEITDLRRTLQTLEIDLQSQLALRQSLEATLAETEGRYCAQLLQIQGLIGNVETQVQQIREDMECQNADYKQLLDIKTRLENEIETYRHLIDGEAR comes from the exons ATGTCTCACTTTAGCTATGGATCCAGGCAGATGACCTCCTGTCACGGTGGTGGGGCATTTCTAAAGCTTCCTAGTTGTGGAATGTATGGTGGTGGCTCCAGTGTAGGAACCTTTGGTAGTGGGAAAGCCTGGGTTGCTGGTTCAGGATGTGGTGGCTTTGGCAGTAGCTCTGGTGGTTCTTTAAATATCTATGGTTGTGGCACCGGTGGCAGTGATGGTGGTCTTCTTTCTGGTGGTGAAAAGGAAACCATGCAGAACCTTAATGACCGTTTGGCCTCCTACCTGGCTAAAGTGCTTGCTTTGGAGGAGGCAAACAAAGACCTTGAGCAAAAAATCAGAAACTGGTATGAGAAATCTGCACCACACACTGATGGAGGACTCCGTGACTACAGCAAATATTACAACACCATAAATGACCTTCAAAATCAG ATCGTTTCAGCGACTATTTCCAATGCCAGCTTTCTCCTGCAGATAGACAATGCCAGGCTAGCCGCAGATGACTTCAAAATGAA ATATGAAAATGAACTGTTCCTCCGTCAGAGTGTTGAGGCAGACATCAATGGCCTGCGCAAAGTATTCGATGAACTGACTCTCACCAAGAGCAACCTGGAAATGCAGATCGAAAGTCTGACTGAAGAACTGGCTTATCTCAAGAAGAATCACGAAGAG GAAATGAAAGGGCTGCAAGGCACCGTGTCTGGGAATGTCAATGTTGAAATCAATGCTGCCCCAGGGACTGACTTAACCACTGTTTTGAACAAGATGAGAGCGGACTACGAATCTCTAGCAGAGCAAAATCGCAAAGATGCTGAAACCTGGTTCAATGAAAAG AGCAAAGAATTAAATGCAATGATTAACGTGAGCACCAAGGAGACCAGCACCAAAAAGAACGAGATCACAGACCTGAGACGCACCCTGCAAACTCTGGAGATAGACCTGCAATCTCAGCTTGCTTTG AGGCAATCACTTGAAGCCACTCTGGCTGAGACCGAAGGCCGCTACTGTGCCCAGCTCTTACAAATACAAGGGCTGATTGGCAATGTGGAGACTCAAGTGCAACAGATCAGGGAGGACATGGAGTGCCAGAATGCAGACTACAAGCAACTCCTGGACATCAAGACTCGCCTGGAGAATGAAATTGAGACCTATCGGCATCTGATTGATGGAGAAGCAAGGTAG